A stretch of Triticum aestivum cultivar Chinese Spring chromosome 1D, IWGSC CS RefSeq v2.1, whole genome shotgun sequence DNA encodes these proteins:
- the LOC123182960 gene encoding uncharacterized protein produces MSPRRLRPWSSRPRFAAIRDAVRRTRRRRRHRLLKPLTPPAAGSGSKATETNGATCGQRECAPNMGQELGLEVLPEDIIHRIHSIMPVQDAARAACVSRRFVHSWRSYSSLILSDRTLGLDDTDFEERKTHLIDKVDKILKNHYGNGVKVKTLKLELGLCSDIKASYLDRWLRIIKSGIQEFSLVLPLVMNKIYNFPCSVLSDEAAASSIQSLSLFGCAFHPTSILGRLRRLKSLHLCHVHITEDGLGHLLSKSSALERLVIDACSGIICLKIPCTMQQLKFLAVKLCKMVRVVEIDAPQLGSFHYGGTPVIYVRNSSQLKNVDISPVCLSGILSYARFSLPSIAQNVESLTLRGRSENANTPMLPSKLPRLKNLEIALLKPHLSPNYDAFSLVSFLDASPALESFILRVEQDAMMHDPVVGDDTEYRRQNLECRNNSLRKVMITGFCSAKSLVELTVHILERTHSLERFTLDITYGYDRRTCNIAKFPTARMIGQCWSLSKRALEEAHRAVETADRYIKGRVPSSVQFEVLGPCPRCHIGK; encoded by the exons ATGTCGCCCCGTCGTCTGCGCCCATGGTCTTCTCGACCCCGATTCGCCGCTATCCGCGACGCAGTGCGGCGGACacggcgtcggcgtcggcatcggctgcTGAAACCTCTTACACCTCCTGCTGCAG GTAGTGGGTCAAAGGCCACTGAAACAAATGGTGCAACCTGCGGACAACGTGAATGTGCCCCAAATATGGGACAAGAACTTGGTTTGGAGGTACTCCCTGAG GACATCATACACCGTATACATTCTATCATGCCAGTACAAGATGCTGCTCGTGCTGCCTGTGTGTCACGTAGATTTGTGCATTCCTGGAGAAGCTATTCAAGCCTCATACTCAGTGACCGTACACTTGGTTTGGATGACACAGATTTTGAGGAAAGGAAAACCCATCTCATTGATAAAGTTGACAAAATTCTTAAAAACCATTATGGCAATGGGGTGAAGGTGAAGACACTTAAACTTGAGCTTGGACTTTGCAGCGATATCAAAGCCTCCTACCTCGACAGGTGGCTCCGAATCATTAAATCTGGGATCCAAGAATTCAGCTTGGTGTTGCCTTTAGTTATGAATAAAATCTACAACTTTCCGTGTTCGGTTTTATCTGATGAGGCAGCTGCAAGTTCAATTCAGTCTCTTAGCCTCTTTGGTTGCGCTTTTCACCCCACATCAATACTTGGGCGCTTGAGAAGACTGAAAAGTTTACATCTGTGCCATGTCCACATTACTGAGGATGGATTAGGGCACTTGCTCTCGAAATCTTCTGCCCTGGAGCGGCTAGTGATTGATGCATGTAGTGGGATAATTTGCTTGAAAATACCTTGTACGATGCAGCAGCTCAAGTTCCTCGCTGTTAAACTATGCAAGATGGTGCGGGTGGTAGAGATAGATGCTCCACAACTCGGCTCTTTTCACTATGGCGGGACACCGGTCATCTATGTCCGAAATTCTTCGCAACTTAAGAATGTAGATATTTCGCCTGTCTGCCTGTCTGGTATTCTCTCTTATGCTCGCTTTAGCCTTCCGTCCATTGCTCAAAATGTTGAGAGCCTCACCCTGCGCGGTCGTAGTGAG AATGCCAACACTCCAATGCTGCCGTCCAAGCTCCCTCGCCTCAAGAACTTGGAAATTGCACTCCTTAAACCGCACTTATCCCCAAACTATGATGCCTTCTCTCTGGTTTCTTTTCTTGATGCTTCTCCTGCCTTGGAATCTTTCATCCTACGC GTAGAGCAGGATGCCATGATGCATGACCCTGTTGTTGGAGACGACACTGAATACCGGAGGCAAAATCTCGAGTGCCGGAATAACAGTCTCAGGAAGGTGATGATCACGGGCTTCTGTTCTGCCAAGAGCCTAGTTGAGCTCACAGTTCACATCCTCGAGCGAACACATTCACTCGAGCGCTTCACGCTCGACATAACCTATGGCTACGATAGGAGAACTTGTAACATCGCCAAATTCCCAACTGCGAGAATGATTGGCCAATGCTGGTCGTTGAGCAAGAGAGCTCTCGAGGAAGCTCATAGAGCTGTGGAGACAGCGGATAGATACATCAAGGGAAGAGTTCCCTCGTCCGTTCAATTCGAGGTTCTGGGGCCTTGTCCTCGATGCCATATTGGAAAGTAG